The sequence below is a genomic window from Shinella zoogloeoides.
TCTGGGCGCTGCCTTCCTTCATCCGCTTCGTGCTGCTCGAAAACCTCCGCCGCATTTCCAGCCGCGTCGAGCGTTCGCGCAAGATGCGCTTCAAGGCCAATGAGGTGGCCGACGAACTGGTCCGCCTCAACGATCCGGAAAAGTGCATCGCGCATCTGCGCTCGATGGAAAGCTTCACCGAGGACAACACCTTCGTGATCCAGCTTCTCTATCGCCTGCGCGACGGCCTCCAGGCCTCCGGCGCGGTGATCCAGTGGCTGGAACGCAAGATCGAAAGCCGCGGCACCGATCTCGAAGAACTGATCGTCGCCGAGAACAACCGGCTTTCCTCCGGCAATGTGACGATGAGCGCGCTCATCAAGAGCCTGCGCACCATCGACGATACGGAATGGCCGGTCTGGTTCGAAAGCGTCAGCCGCCTCGACGAGGCGCTGCGCCAGGGATCGGACTACAGCGACCTCGATTTCGGCTCGCGCAACAAATACCGCAATTCCATCGAACGCTTCGCCCGGCGCTCCGGCAAGACCGAGCTGGAAGTCACCGAAACGGCGCTCGCCATGACCGCGGAAGATGCCGCCGCGCATGTCGAAGACCTCGACTACGAGGCCAATGTGGCCGCCTTCCTGGTCGGCAAGAAGCGCAAGCTGCTGGAAAAGCGCATCGGCTACCGCCCGACGATCGTCCAGCGCGTCGTGCGCCTCACCCGCAAGCTCGACTGGCTGGCGATCGCCGGCCCGAACATCATCCTGACGCTGCTGGCGATGATCGCGGTCTACTATTTCCTCGACCAGCTCGATATTCCTGATGGCGCATGGCTGATCATGCTCATCCTCTTCGCGCTGCCCGCTTCGGAAGGCGCGACCGGGCTCTTCAACACGCTCGTCACCTTCTTCGTGACGCCCACGCGTCTCGTCGGCTACGAGTTCAAGGACGGCATTCCGCACGATGCGCGCACGCTCGTGGTCGTGCCCTGTCTCATCTCCAAGCGCGACCATGTCGACGAACTGGTGCGCAATCTCGAGGTCCACTACCTCGCCAATCCGCGCGGCGAGATCTATTTCGCGCTCGTCAGCGACTGGGCCGACAGCCAGGCGGAGGAATCGCCGGCCGATCTCGACGTGCTCGACTATGCCAAGCGCGAGATCGCGACGCTGTCCAACCGCTACGGCTATGACGGCCGCACGCGCTTCTACCTCCTGCACCGCCGGCGCCTCTACAATCCGTCGGAAGGCGCGTGGATGGGCTGGGAGCGCAAGCGCGGCAAGCTGCACGAACTGAACCTGCTCTTGCGCGGCGACGGCGACACGACTTTCCTGCCGGGCGCCAACATCGTGCCGGCGGACGTCAAATACGTCATGACGCTCGATTCCGACACGCGCCTGATGCGCGATGCGGTGACCAAGCTCGTCGGCAAGATGCACCACCCGATCAACCGCCCCGTCATCGACGAGGCGACGGGCGAGATCACCGCCGGCTATTCCATCCTCCAGCCGCGCGTCACGCCCTCGCTGACGACGGGCAAGGAAGCCTCCACCTTCCAGCGCATCTTCTCCGCCGACCGCGGCGTCGACCCTTACGTCTTCACCGTTTCCGACGTCTACCAGGACCTTGCCGGCGAAGGCACCTTCACCGGCAAGGGCCTCTACCATGTCGACGCTTTCGAGGCGGCCGTGAAGGGCCGCATCGAGGAGAACTCGGTGCTCAGCCACGACCTGCTCGAAGGCTCGCTGTCGCATTGCGCGCTGGTGACGGATGTCGAGCTGGTCGAGGACTTCCCGACCCGCTACGGCGTCGAGACCTCGCGCCAGCATCGCTGGGCGCGCGGCGACTGGCAGCTCCTGCCCTATCTCTTCAGCCCGACGAGTGGCATTTCCATGCTCGGCCGCTGGAAGATGTACGACAACCTGCGCCGCAGCCTCATCCCCATCGCCTGGCTCGTCGCCTCCGTCATGGGCTGGTACTACATGGAGCCGCGCCAGGCGCTCGTCTGGCAGCTCGTGCTGATCTTCCTGCTCTTCGTCGCCCCGACGCTCTCGCTGATCTCGGGCGTCATGCCGCGCAGCAGCGACATCGTCGCGCGTGCCCATGTGCACCGCGTCTTCTCCGATATCCGCGCATCCAATGCCCAGGTCGCGCTGCGCATCGCCTTCATCGCCCATTCGGCCGCCCTGATGGGCGACGCCATAGCGCGGTCGATCTACCGCACCTTCGTCAGCCGCAAGCTGATGCTGGAATGGCGCACGGCCGCGCAGGCCGACAGCACGGCCCGCGGCGGCATCCTGGCGCACTACAAGTCCATGTGGCAGGCGCCGGCGCTGGCCGTGGTCTCGGTCGCGCTCGCCATGGTCTCGAACACGGGCCTGCCCTTCATCGGCGTGCCCTTCGCGCTCGTCTGGGCGCTCTCGCCCGTCATCGCCTGGTATGTCAGCCAGACGGCGGAGACCGAAGACCAGCTCGTCGTCTCCGACCACGTGGCAGGCGAGCTGCGCAAGATCGCACGGCGCACCTGGCGCTACTTCGAGGAGTTCGTCACCGCCGAGCAGCATTTCCTGCCGCCGGACAATTTCCAGGAGACGCCCCAGCCGGTGCTCGCCGAGCGTACGTCGCCGACCAATATCGGCGTCTACCTGCTGTCGGTCATCTCCGCGCGCGACTTCGGCTGGCTCAGCTTCGAGGAGACGGTTCGCCGCCTCGAGCAGACCATCGCCACGATCGACGGCATGCCGAAATACCGCGGCCATCTCTACAACTGGTATCGCACCAACACGCTGGAAACGCTGGGCCCCCGCTATGTCTCGGCGGTCGACAGCGGCAACCTTGCCGGCCACCTCATCGCGGTCTCCTCCATGTGCCGGGAATGGGCGGAAGCGCCCTCGGCGCATCTCCAGGGCAGCCTCGACGGCATCGGTGACGTCGCCTCGATCCTCTCGGAGACGCTGAAGCAGCTTCCCGACGACCGCAAGACGGTCCGCCCGCTGCGCCGCCTCATCGAGGAGCGCATCGAGGGCTTCCACAATGCGCTCGCCGCCGTCAAGCGCGAGCACGAATTCGCCTCCATTCGCGTCATCAACCTCTCGGTGCTGGCGCGTGACATCAACAAGCTGATCGTCAATCTCGACCACGAGATCAAGTCCGCCGAAAGCGGCGAGCTTGCCGGCTGGGCCGGCGCGCTGGTCGCCACCTGCGAGGCGCATATCGCCGACAGCGTGTTCGACCTCGGCAGCATCGAGCAGTTGCGCAATCGCCTGATCGTGCTGCGCGACCGCTCGCGCGACATCGCCTTCTCGATGGATTTCGGCTTCCTCTTCCGCCAGGAACGCCGCCTGCTCTCGATCGGCTACCGCGTCGAGAGCAACGAGCTGGACGAGGCCTGCTACGACCTGCTCGCCTCCGAAGCGCGCCTCACCAGCCTCTTCGCCATCGCCAAGGGCGACCTTCCCACCGAGCACTGGTACAAGCTCGGCCGCCCGGTCGTGCCGGTCGGCTCGCGCGGGGCGCTGGTCTCCTGGTCGGGCTCGATGTTCGAATACCTGATGCCGCCGCTCGTCATGCAAGAGCGCCAGGGCGGCATTCTCAACCAGACGAACAATCTGGTGGTGGTCGAGCAGATGAACCATGGCCGCCGCCTCGGCACGCCCTGGGGCATTTCCGAAGCGGCCTTCAACGCCCGCGACCACGAGCTGACCTACCAATACACCAATTTCGGCGTGCCGACGCTCGGCCTCAAGCGCGGCCTCGGCCAGAACGCCGTCATCGCGCCCTATGCCTCGCTGCTGGCCGCGCAATATGCGCCGAAGGAAGCACTCGAAAACCTCGAGCGCCTGCGCAAGCTCGGCGCGCTCGGCGTCTACGGCTTCCACGACGCGGTGGACTTCACGCCGACGCGCGTACCGGAAGGCAAGACCTGCGCGGTGGTGAAGAACTACATGGCGCACCATCACGGCATGTCGATCGCCGCCGTCGCCAACGTCGTCTTCAACGGCGCGCTGCGCGAACGCTTCCATGCCGATCCGGTCATCGAGGCCGCCGAGCTGCTGCTGCAGGAAAAGGCGCCGCGCGACATTCCGGTCATCAACGCCAAGCGCGAGCCGGAAACCGTCGGCAGCACGCAGGCCGACCTGCTGCGCCCGGAAATCCGCAACTTCAAGGACCCGATCGCAAGGGAACGCGAGACCGTGTTCCTGTCGAACGGCCACTATTCGGTCATGCTCACGGCGACCGGCGCCGGCTATTCGCGCTGGAACGGCCAGTCCGTCACGCGCTGGAAGCCCGATCCAACGGAAGACCGCTGGGGCTCCTTCATCTTCCTGCGCGATACCGCGACGAACGAGTGGTGGTCCGCCACCGCCGAGCCGAAGCGCATCGAGGGCGAGGAGACGAAGACCCAGTTCGGCGACGACAAGGCGGAATTCCTCAAGACCGTCGGCAAGCTGACGAGCGAGGTCGAATGCATCGTCGCCACCGAGCACGATGCGGAGGGGCGTCGCCTGACGCTGCTCAACACCGGCACGGAAGACCGTTTCATCGAAGTGACCTCCTACATGGAGCCGGTGATTTCGACGGACGATGCCGACAGCGCCCACCCGCTCTTCTCGAAGATGTTCGTGCGCACCGAGATCGGCAAGCGCGGCGACGTCATCCGCGCCGAGCGCCAGAAGCGCAACCCGAACGAACCGGACATGGCGATCGCCCACCTGATCGTCGACAATGCCGGCCCTTCGCGCCGCACCGAGGCGGAAACGGACCGTCGCCGCTTCATCGGCCGCGGCCGCTCGCTGACGACTGCCGCGGCCTTCGATGCCGGCGCGCAGCTCTCCGGCACGGACGGCTTCACGCTCGACCCGATCCTGGCCTTGCGCCGCGTGGTGCGCGTCCCCGCCGGCAAGAAGGTCAAGGTCATCTTCTGGACCATCGCCGCGCCGAGCCGCGCCGAGGTGGATGCCGCTATAGACCGCTACCGCCACCCGGATGCATTCAACCACGAAATGATCCATGCTTGGACGCGCTCGCAGGTGCATATGCGCCATGTCGGCGTCACCTCGCAGGAGGCGGCGAGCTTCCAGATGCTCGGCCGCTATCTCACCTATCCGGACATGCATCTGCGCGCCGATACCGGCACGATCCAGACCGGCCTTACCGCCCAGTCGGCGCTTTGGCCGCTGGCGATCTCGGGCGACTTCCCGATCGTCGTCCTGCGCATCAACGACGAGATCGACCTCGACGTCGCCCGCGAGGCGCTGCGCGCTCAGGAATATCTGCGCCATCGCGGCGTGACGGCCGACCTCGTGATCCTCAACGAGCGCGCCTCCTCCTATGCGCAGGACATGCAGCACACGCTCGACCAGATGTGCGAAAACCTGCGCATGCGCGGACAATCGGACGGCGTGCGCCAGCATGTCTTCACGGTTCGCCGCGACCTCATGGAGGTCTCCACCTGGCAGGCCCTGCTGGCGACCGCCCGCGCCGTCTTCCACGCACGCAACGGCTCGCTTGCCGATCAGGTCGCCCGCACGGCCTCGCTGTTTTCCACGCCGCGCAGCGAGGAGGAAGCGAAGGCGGAAGCGCTGCCGAAGCTCCCGGCTCCGGCCGGCGAGCCGGTCGCCATCGACGGCGAGGGGCTCTCCTTCTGGAACGGTTTCGGCGGCTTCAATGCCGACCGCCGCGAATATGCCGTGCGCCTGCGCGGCGGCGAAGCGACGCCGCAACCGTGGATCAACGTCATCGCCAACCGGGAATTCGGCTTCCACGTTTCGGCGGAAGGCGCCGGCTTCACCTGGAGCCGCAATTCGCGCGATTTCCAGCTGACACCCTGGACCAACGATCCGGTGATCAACCGTCCCGGCGAGGCCTTCTATGTGAAGGACCGCGAGCGCGGCACGGTGATGACGCCGTTCGCCACTCTCTCGCGCAAGCCGATCGTCAAGTTCGAGACCTGGCACGGCCTCGGCTATACCGCCTTCCGCAGCTGGGAGGACGATATCGAGCTCGATCTCGTCCAGACGGTCGATCCGGAAGACCCGGTCAAATATTCGCGCCTCGTCGTGAAGAACACCGGCGAGACCGAACGCCGCCTCTCCGTCTGCGGCTATGTCGAATGGGTGCTGGGCAACAATCCCGCCAAGACCGCGCCCTTCGTGCTGACCAGCCAGGACGAGGAAAGCGGCGCGCTGTTCGCCACCAACCCCTACAGCCTGGATTTCGCCGGCCGAACCAGCTTCTTCGCCGTCGACGCGCCGCTCTCGGGCTTCACCGCCCGGCGCCGCGACTTCATCGGCCGCACCGGCGACATCGTGCAGCCGGCGGCGCTCGCCTCCGGCCAGCCGCTGCCCGGCAATTCTGACGGTATCGGCGACCCCTGCGCGGCGCTCGCCGTGGATATCGCGCTGAAGCCCGGCGAAAAGCGCGAACTTCTCTTCGTGCTCGGCGACACGGCCGATGCGGACAGCGCCCGCGCGCTCGCCGACAAGGCCCGCACCGCCGATTTCGACGCGGTCATGGCCTCCGTCCGCGCCTTCTGGGAAAGCTTTACCGGCACGTTGCAGGTCAAGACGCCCGATCCGGCGCTCGACCGCATGCTCAACGACTGGCTGCCCTACCAGGCTCTCGGCTGCCGCATCATGGCCCGCACCGCCTTCTACCAGGCAAGCGGCGCCTATGGATTCCGCGACCAGTTGCAGGATACGCTGGCCTTCATCCTGCATCGCCCGGAACTCGCCCGCTCGCAGATCCTCAACGCGGCTGCTCGCCAGTTCGTCGAGGGCGACGTGCAGCACTGGTGGCTGCCGGACACCGGCGCCGGCGTGCGCACCATGATCTCCGACGACGTCGTCTGGCTCGCCCATGCGGTGGAATACTATTGCCGCGTCACCGGCGACCGTGGCGTGCTCGACGAGAAGCTTGCCTTCATCGAGGGCCCGCCGCTCGCCGAAGGCCAGCATGACGCCTTCTTCAAACCGGGCCGCGCGGCGGAGGAAGCGCCGCTTTACGACCATTGCGCCCGCGCGCTCGATCTCGCGCTCCAGCGCACCGGGGAGAACGGCCTGCCGCTCATCCTCGGCGGCGACTGGAACGACGGCATGAACCGCGTCGGCGAGGCCGGCCGCGGCACCAGCGTCTGGCTCGGCTGGTTCCTCGCCGGCACCCTGCGCGGCTTTGGCGCCATCGCCCGCGAGCGCGGCGACCAAGCCCGCGCCGATCGATGGGAAAGCCATCTCGCCCGCCTGAAGGAAGCGCTGGAGACCGCCGGCTGGGACGGTAGCTACTACCGCCGCGGATACTATGACGACGGCACGCCGCTCGGTTCGGCGACAAGCGCCGAATGCCGGATCGATTCCATCGCGCAGAGCTGGAGCGTGCTCTCCGGCGAAGGCGACGCGGAGCGGTCCCGGCAGGCAATGGACGCGGTGATGGCGCAGCTGGTCGACAAGGAGAACGGCATCATCCGCCTGTTCACCCCGCCGCTCACCGAGACCCCGCAGGATCCCGGTTACATCAAGGCCTATCCGCCGGGCGTGCGCGAAAACGGCGGCCAGTATACCCATGCCGCGACCTGGGTCGTGATGGCGCTGGCGCGCCAGGGCCGGGGCGACGACGCCTTCGCCTGCCTCGACCTCCTCAATCCCGTCAAGCATGCGCTCGATCCGGACACTGCCGAGCGCTACCGCGTCGAACCCTATGTGGTGGCCGCCGACGTCTATGGCGAAGGCGAGCGCACGGGACGCGGCGGCTGGAGCTGGTATACGGGCTCGGCCGGCTGGCTCTACCGCGCGGCCGTCGAGGGCATCCTCGGCATCCGCAGGGAGGGCGGCCGCCTCTTCGTCGATCCGGTGCTGCCGGCGGCGTGGAACGGCTACAGCGCGACGCTGACCCTCGACGGCAGGAAACTGTCCGTCCGCGTCGACCGCGGCGATGACGGTGGATGGCAGGCGATCGTGAACGGCACTGTCATCAAATCTTCAAACGAGGGCTATTTGCTCTGATCCACGCCACGTGGATCAGAGCATCATGACAGAAAGACCTGGACCGGTAGGCGTCGTGCCGCGGGAACGCGACACGCGCCTCGACGTCTTCCGGGCCCTCGCCCTCCTGACGATCTTCGTCAACCACGTTCCGGGCCAGTACCTGGAGCACTTGACGCACAAGAACTTCGGTTTCTCCGATTCGGCCGAGGCCTTCGTGCTGATCTCCGGCATGTCCGTCGGCCTTGCCTACGGATCGCGCTTTGCCGTCGGCGAACGGCTCGCCGTGACGCTGCGCATCCTGCGCCGCGCGCTGACGCTTTACGTCGCGCACATCATGACCAGCATCATCACCTTCGCCATCTTCGCCAGCGGCGCGCTCTGGTTCGCCCGGCCGGACCTTCTCTCGGAGATCAACCTGCGCGCCGTCATCGACCGCACGGACGAGGGCATGGTCGGCATGGTCCTGCTCGGCCACCAGTTCGGCTACAACAACATCCTGTCCATGTATGCCGTGCTCTTCCTGATGCTGCCCTTCTTCCTCTGGCTCTACCGCCGGAGCCCGGGCCTGCTTCTGGCGGTGTCCGGCACGATTTGGCTCTGCGCCGGCATCTGGCGCATCGCCCCGTCGAATTTCCTCGACGACGGCTACTGGTTCCTCAATCCGCTCTCCTGGCAGTTCCTCTTCGTCATCGGCTTCGTCGGCGTTCTCAGGGCAAGGTCGAAAGGTTTTCCGCGCAACCTCTTCCTGACCGCGTTGGCGGCGGCCTACCTCGCCGTCTCGCTGCTGTGGGTCGTGCTGTCCTGGTGGAACATCGACTTCTCCTACGGCCTTCCGGCGGTGCTGACCGGCTTCGACAAGACGTTCCTCTCGACCACGCGCCTCGTGCATGTGCTGGCCGGCGCCTATCTGGTGGCGACGATCCCGGTCCTGTCGAGCTGGGCTGCGCTACCGCTTTCCCATCCGCTGGTGGCGATTGGCCGCCATTCGCTCGCCGTCTTCATCTTCGGCACGATCCTCGCCATGGTGGGGCAGGTGCTGATGTTCGTGACCGGCAAGAACCCGCTCCTCGGCACGCTCTACGCCCTCCTCGGCATCGTCCTGCATTTCGCCTATGCCCGCTATCTCGACTGGCAGGCGGCCGTTATCGGCCAGAACGCAAAACGGCAGGGCCTTCAGGCCCTGCCGGTCAAAAGTCGAGACACGCGAAAGCGCTGAGCGGTCAGGCGGCCGTGTGGCTCTTGCGCACGTCGTCGTCCGTCAGGATTCCGCTCGCCCTCAGGAGCGCGGCGAAGCGGCCGTTGCTGTGGCTGAGATCGTTGAACGTACCCATCTCGGCGATCTGGCCGTGATCCATGAACACGACGAGGTCGGCCTCGCGGACGGTCGACAGACGGTGCGCGATGATGAAGGTCGTGCGGTTGCGGCGCAGCGAATCGATCGCCGCCTTGACGCGCGCCTCCGTCTCCACATCGAGCGCGCTGGTCGCCTCGTCGAGCACGAGGATCGGCGCGTTCTTGAGGATGGCGCGGGCAATGGCGATGCGCTGGCGCTCGCCGCCCGAAAGGCGGTTGCCGCGCTCGCCGACATGCGTGTCGTAGCCGCTCTGGCGCGAGGTGATGAAGTCGTTCGCCGCCGCCGCTTCGGCGGCAGCAACGATTTCCGTGTCCGTCGCACCCTCGCGGCCGAGACGGATATTGTCCGAGATCGACCGGTTGAGCAGGCCCGCATCCTGGAACACGGTGGCGATCGAACGGCGCAGCGACTTGCGCGTCACCGTCGAGATATCGACGCCGTCGACGAGGATCTGGCCGGATTGAGGTTCATAGACACGCTGAAGCAGGTTGACCAGCGTCGTCTTGCCGGCGCCCGTAGGCCCGACGATGGCGACGGTCTGGCCGGCTTCCACCGTAAAGGAAACGTCGCGCACGCCCTGCGTGGCATTGGCGAAATCGAAGCTGACATTGCGGTATTCGATCTTGCCCTTGACCTCGCCGAGATCGCCGGCGCCCGCCGGCTCCTCGCGCTCCTTCACAGCATCTTCCAGCGTGAAGAAATCCTCCAGCTTGGCGCGGGCCTCGAAGATCTGCGTGGCGAAGGCCTTCATCTGGTCGAGACGGCCGATGAGCAGGCCGGCAAAGCCGATGAAGGCGATGACGTCGCCCACCCGAATCTCGCCGCGCTGCACCAGCACCGTGCCGATGACGAGGATCGTCATCATGGAGATGGTCGAGGCGATGCGGTTGAGCGCACTCGCCAGCGCCCACCAGTCGAGCACCGGGAACTGCGCATTGATCAGCCGCTCGGCGAAGCGCTTCAGCTCGCGCGTCTCCGCCTCGATGCGGTTGTAGCTGTGCACGACCGAGACGTTGCTGATCGAGTCCGACACATGCGAGAAGACGGTGTGGTAGTGGTTCTCGACCGAGGCCTGACCCTCGCGCGTGCGGTTCATCACGGCCTTGCCGATGATGACATAGAGCACGCCGAGCACGACCAGCACCAGCGACAGCCGGTAATCCATCGCAAACGCCGTCGGGATGAGCAGCACGAGCGCCACGGCGGTGGCAAGGTGCGTGCGCATGAATTCGAGCCAGAGGCCGAACAGCGTCTCGCAGGCGCGCAGCAAGGTGTGCAGCGCATTGGAAGTGCCGCGCTGGCTGTGCCAGGCGAGCGGCATGGAGATGATGCGGCCGAAGGCTTCCGTCAGCAGGCTCGCGCGGCGCCCATGGGCCAGCCGGTCCGCCTCGCGGGCGACGAGCACATAGGCGATGGTGTTGAACAGGCCGAAGCCCGCCCACATCAGCAGCATGGGCGTGACGTCGCCCTTGGTGGAAATAGCATCGATGATGCGACCGAACAGGATCGGTTCGGCAATGGTGATCACCGCAAGTACGATGTTGGCGGCAACCACGGACCCGACACGCACCTTGTAGGTGCCGAGATAGCTGAGGGCCCTAGCGTAGACCTGAAACAAAGACACGAAATGAGGCCTTTCCGGCAATACCGTTTTGTGCAGTGCAGCGAGTGCACCTTCAGTCCCTTCGCTGCCGTATTAATCAGCGGAAGCGGCAAAAGTTCTTCGTCGTCAAGCAAATTTCATGACGGCATTGAAATCTTGCGTGATTATGCAATTTCAAGTCTGCCATGCATGCAATGCAATTGATTTATGCCTCGTGATCCTGCCATTTGTCGGGCGGGGATATGAGTGGGGCGCTTTGGGTCGGTTGTCGGCCGGGTTCAGCTTTATCAGTCAGTTAAACAAAGCTAGTCAAGCGCGGGGCATATGAAGATCAACTTGCTGGTGCAGTTCCTTGCACTGATGGACGAGTTGCGGGACCGGGAGGAGACGACGGCCGAATTCGAGCGTCTCCTGGCACTCTACGGCTTCGATTATTACGGGCTGATCCAGGCGCCGAAGCCGGTGGAGAGCCCGTCGAGCCTGCTTCTTGCGGGCCGCTGGCCAAAGGGCTGGCCGGAAACCTACCTGCGCAAGCGCTATATGCAGGTGGACCCGACCGTGCGTTATCTCGGCCATGCGCAGGAGGGCTTTCGCTGGCGCGACACGCTCGGCGCGTTCCGCGCCAGCCCGCACCGCAAGCGCATGGAACGCATGATGGTGGATGCGCGCCAGAACGGGCTGGAAGACGGCTACATCTTTCCCGTCCATGGCCGGCGTGGCCTGATCGGCAGCCTCAGTCTCGGCGGCAAGCCGGTCGATCTGGACGGCGTCGAGATCGGCCTTTTCGACAGCCTCGCCCGCCGGCTTTACTGGAAACTGATCCAGTCCGCCGATCCGGAAGCGGCCGCACACTTTTCGGCCATCGTCGATGTCGAGCTGACGCGCCGGGAAATGGAGGCGCTGAGCCTGCTTGCGCAGGGCATGACCTCGCACGACATCGGCCGGATTCTCGGCATTTCCAGCCATACGGTCGACTGGTACATGAACGGCATCCAGGAAAAGCTCGGCGCCCGCAACCGGCACCATGCCGTCGCCATCGCCTTCCGCCTCGGCCTGGTCTCCTAAACCGCATCGGCGCAGGGACGGCATAACACCTTATTCCAAAACGGCTAAAATCGAGAACCGGATCGGTCGCGTCCGCCGGGATTGTTTCCAGCGGCGCAAATCTTTTGTTCCGTGACGACGACAAAATTGCACTTTGAAAATTACCCGCTAATAATTCTCTTCGCGGGTGCAGCATTTCCCGCTTCCAAGTCATTGAGGAGTTCGACTTGCCCATTTCCAAGATCCTTGTCGCCAACCGGTCCGAAATTGCCATCCGCGTGTTCCGCGCGGCCAATGAACTGGGGCTCAAAACGGTTGCGATATGGGCGGAAGAGGACAAACTGGCGCTGCACCGGTTCAAGGCGGACGAAAGCTACCAGATTGGCCGTGG
It includes:
- a CDS encoding glucan ABC transporter ATP-binding protein/ permease — its product is MSLFQVYARALSYLGTYKVRVGSVVAANIVLAVITIAEPILFGRIIDAISTKGDVTPMLLMWAGFGLFNTIAYVLVAREADRLAHGRRASLLTEAFGRIISMPLAWHSQRGTSNALHTLLRACETLFGLWLEFMRTHLATAVALVLLIPTAFAMDYRLSLVLVVLGVLYVIIGKAVMNRTREGQASVENHYHTVFSHVSDSISNVSVVHSYNRIEAETRELKRFAERLINAQFPVLDWWALASALNRIASTISMMTILVIGTVLVQRGEIRVGDVIAFIGFAGLLIGRLDQMKAFATQIFEARAKLEDFFTLEDAVKEREEPAGAGDLGEVKGKIEYRNVSFDFANATQGVRDVSFTVEAGQTVAIVGPTGAGKTTLVNLLQRVYEPQSGQILVDGVDISTVTRKSLRRSIATVFQDAGLLNRSISDNIRLGREGATDTEIVAAAEAAAANDFITSRQSGYDTHVGERGNRLSGGERQRIAIARAILKNAPILVLDEATSALDVETEARVKAAIDSLRRNRTTFIIAHRLSTVREADLVVFMDHGQIAEMGTFNDLSHSNGRFAALLRASGILTDDDVRKSHTAA
- a CDS encoding LuxR family transcriptional regulator; translated protein: MKINLLVQFLALMDELRDREETTAEFERLLALYGFDYYGLIQAPKPVESPSSLLLAGRWPKGWPETYLRKRYMQVDPTVRYLGHAQEGFRWRDTLGAFRASPHRKRMERMMVDARQNGLEDGYIFPVHGRRGLIGSLSLGGKPVDLDGVEIGLFDSLARRLYWKLIQSADPEAAAHFSAIVDVELTRREMEALSLLAQGMTSHDIGRILGISSHTVDWYMNGIQEKLGARNRHHAVAIAFRLGLVS